The Cryptomeria japonica chromosome 6, Sugi_1.0, whole genome shotgun sequence genomic interval GCATATTTATCTCAATATGGGTTAAACCTTAGATATCAAGCTCCCTTGTTATGCACCATCATAAATATCCATATAGAAAAAAATATTTCAAGTGACATAAGATTGATGCTAAGGCTCCTTGTCAGCTTCTGAAATGTACACAAAATCACAGATATTTCAAGTGAGCTTACTTAATCTTTTAAAATTTCATGCAAACACATATTGGATTGTTATGAGCAGCCCAAACAAAGTATCAATTGCCATTTAGATACATATTCCTGTCAAATATACTTGGGATTTTAAAACACGAAAGGTAAGCGATTACCACTAATTGTGTCCATCCTATCTTCGCAATATACCCCAAGAGGAGAGCCATGGACTGAAAGTAGCATTTCACCTCGTTTAGGAAGCCTTCGGGTTTTAGGTGTGATGCCAATGCTTGACCTTGTTTTGCAATCCTTCAATAACAAGACACTTCATAATTACTAGGCCAATGTTTGCTAATAACTTTGAAAAAGTTCTTAAAGAGTCTTCCCACATTGATATTCAAATGTAGAAAGTGTGTAACAGAGCAACACAATCAACAGTAATTATATAACACAGAAATTATCTACATAAAATGTAGAAAACCAACGTCAGAACCTGCATACTAGATCTCTTAATTGCAGCTTATTTCATAAATGAACTCAATGATAATTGGAAAACTAGATGTAAGATATTGTTATAAACATGTCAATCATTATACTCTCGCTAATGAAATTTAGTAATGCAAACGTTTGCCATATGTAAAACAATTACAAGTATTTTGAAAACCCTTTCAATTCAAAATCACACTTTTCTAGGGTCTTTCCAATTTTCCATTTTTCACTTTTTTCCACATTTAGTTAGAAATCATGTATTTTATACCCCTTCTACACTTCATACACTTTTTGAACATTTAGACCAAAATCACTCTTTGGCACCTTGAATGCCCTTAATGCCAATTTGGGAATTCTAATTAGAAAATTCACTTTCGAAAGAGAATTCCGCATTTGCACCCACTTAACCACTTTTTCACTTTCCACGATAGGATCTCTCTCAATTACAAATCACACTTCACTCTTAAGAAAAAACTCACATTTTTGTGTTTGCAAAGCCACTTGACAATTTTTTGCAACTAGTCATTTCAGTTATTAATCGTGATCTTGCAACCTTGAAGCCACTTAATCATTTTAAGTAGATTAAACCATTTGATGGCAAATCACATTTTCATGCTTTCTAAGccattttgccaactttcactcaATACAAAATCATGGTTTTGTATATTTAATGTCATTTCAACCACTTGAAATTGCACTTTTTCCAGCCTCTGTGTCATTTTTCCCTTTTTCATTCCTAATCAGAAATCACATTTTTCCAGCCTCAATGTCATTTTGCCCTTTTTCACTTCTAGTAAGAAATCGCACTTTTGGACCCTTTCTGCCCATTTTCTTCTTTTTGCATTTCTTTCTTGTTGGAACTCTGATTTTTGTACCTTTTGAAGTGTTGGAAAGCCCTTGTCAACTGGCTATAAGATGAAATTGGTTTGGTTTCAAAACGTGTGAAACAAATTAAGGGCATGAGTATTTCAAAATGAAGGATTACATAAAGGAAAGATCATTATTTACATACAAAAATGACTTGGGAACAAAAATTTCACAAGACTACAACCCAACTCCAATGCAAGACAAAGGCAAGAGGAAGCACAAAGAGAAGTGGTGCAGGAACCACAAGGCTCAAACTAATGCTGATTCTGAATGTTGTGCGTGGAAATATCTAATTGTGCAATCCACTGCTAATCATTTGCAAAAGGTAACCAACTCTAACACCACTATCCTAGGTGTCAATGCCCACCATAAAGCCTCTATATTTGACATCACAAAGGAGATGAAGTCCATATTTCATAATGAATGTCATGTGAAGGGGTAACCCTTTCATGTTATCATCACAATGGAGCCAGAAGACTATCATAAGCCTTAAGAAAAAATCTCATCCTCAAACATACTCACAACTTAACTCTACTTAGGAGATGTAAGTGAAGCACCAATCTATTTTCAAGTAAGGCATCAAGCCCACGGAAAGTCATGTGTCTTCGACCAAGATGAGACTAAAAAGATGGGCCAAAGCACTGGCCCATTAAAGTCAATAACTGCAGCTATTACAATACCTTTCTGAAGATTCAAGACAATTTTGTATCTGCTAATTAGTCTTGTGCAGAAGTTCATGTTGCTCGTGATCTTCTCAAGACACTTGTTTGTAGTTGTACTAAGAAGTGGAACCTTGCAACAAGCCCAGTGCACCACAGACATGTGTTTTGATCGACAGCTACAGTAGTAAAGAGATGTCTTCCTTGATCTTCACTTctaaacaaggcaaattgatttggGAGAACAATAAGATTTGGCATCAAAGTCAAGATAACTGATATCAGAGAACAATAATATTTGGTATCAAGTTCAAGATCTCATCAACCATAGGAAGATTAgccaacatcttcatcatcttatGCCAGTTTAAATAATATCCATGTTCTTGCAAACCACcattttccatggtcacattgaCCTCTCTGCTCTTCATCAGCAAGTTTGATTGTTTTGTTTTACATTAGACTCCATGAGTAAATTTGGAAAATGCAGACCCAACATGTCAGCCATGGCAGTGTAGTTATAGAGGCTTGGAGAGAGTTTCAATgatatttatttttaatcttttgTAATCATTATAATTCCTTGAATTGATAAGAGATATCGTCTGATATAAATACATAATTACCATTATCATAAAAAGTGTACACAAGGCAGCATACCCCTTTTAAGAATAGTATTATATACGAATGAGAATAAATCATTCAGTTGAGTAATGGGTAATATAGTGATGTATTTTAATGCCATCTTCTTTGCAAACAAGAAAGTTCATATTTTGTATGATATGAATAAGTACATAGTCCTTAAAAAAGCCTGTGAAAGCAACTGTTACTACAACAACATACATTCCTCTTCATCAGAACCAGACTAAATAACTTGAAACCATCAGAACAGAGTTGTACCATGTTAGGAGTCTGAAATGAATTTTCTCCATCGATTATTTTGATTTCGGAATTCTCTTCAAAAGCCTAACAATACAGGAAACATACTCAACAAGTCAAAATAAACATACAAAAAGGGAATATATTGTGAGAGCGTGCATCAATATTGCAAGTCAGAGAGAAGTGACATACTACAAAACTATGAAATGTGCAAGTATGAAAATCAAATGTTAGCATAAAGTAgaactttctctttgaagataCTTTACCAGGTTGGAAACATGAATACCAATGCTACGAAGAAATTTTTCTTTCACTGCCAAGCAAAAAGACTCATATAAACAAGGCATCACTTCAATATTACCAAAGGATTGTGATATCTGATTAGAAAGAAAAATCTGGCAAAGACCCTtataaaaataaaatctttaacATGGCAATCATATTACAAGTGCTTGTGTCCAACCTGCAGAGCTGGTGAAGTGAAAACCAACAGGTGTCGGCATCACAGTTTGGTCATCAACAGAAACCGATCCCTGACACCCAACCGACTTCCGCCATTCTTTCTCACCAATATGACTTCCATCCACATCATAGTTTTGAGTCTTTTTTTCAAACTCAATAATCCCCTCTGAGTTCTTGATTGCAATAGTGTTTGGGCAGTATTCTTTCAGGAACTGTAGAAGTTGCATACTAAGTTGTTCCTTTGAAAGCATTGAGCGTGCCACTCTCAATTGAGTAAGAACATGTTCAATTTGTGCATCACGAATTGCTTGGATGGCAACAATTCTACGTTCAACTGAAGCAATTTTAATCATATCATATGAAATTAGAAATTTGCCTATATTCCAAtcaacaaaacattcaaaaaacggAATCTAATTGTATAAGTAAAAAATTAATTAGTAAGAAATTAAAATATACAAGATAGATTATAATATGGAAAACCTTGATAATTATGAGGAAGCATTAAATATCTACAAAGTGAATACTGTGATACATTCTTCTCATAAGGATTGCAAACAAAAGTAAGCCATAATTGATTTATCAGACAAAATTATACAGAATACAGAATGCTGAAACGTTCCAACACAATGACAAGGGTATCTCCCACATATAATGAAATCATCTTTATACTATACAATAACCCATAGTAAATCTTTCAAATTAGCCACGCAGAAACAAAGTCACAAGAACTCGAGGGCACACAAATTAGTCACTCACACAAACTGTAACCAATCTAGCTTATGAGATTCAAGAAAATAGGTGTAATAAGCAAACCTTCACGGTTGTTTAACTCCAAAAGTTGTTTTTGATCCGCCAATTCACCAGAATTACCAGTGTTCTCGCCCTTTTTTCCATTTTCCGTAACAGGATATGATCCCCTTTTCAACCTCTTTGATCTAccccttttcatctgattttgaTCTTCGGGGTCCTTATTGTGTATGTCATTACTTGGATTTTCATTGTTTTTCAGAGAGGGTGATGGTTCCTTCTTTGCTGCAGTTTGCCTCCCTCTTTTGACCCCTTTCTTCCCCATTGCTTTTAATGGCACAGCTTTTGATTCTGCAGTCTCTATCAGTTTGAACAAGAAGAATAAGTAAACAAACAGAACTTGCAATCTTTCCTTCCTTGATTCATTTCATTACCTTACTTGCTAATCTCAAATTTGACTAGAACATTCTTCaaaatgcaccatgtatggtataGCAGAATGCAGCATGAACATGCAACTCTGCTTCAGACAGTATAGTAATCTGCTTCAGAAGGTATGGTGATTATTTCGCAGCAATTGTAGGACAGTTTAAAATATTAAAGAGGGAGACCATATTTAATAAGCATAAGATGGAGCTTAATAATTTGGATGAATCACTAGTAGCCAAACTAAGTAGCCCAAGGGAAGACTTTCCAAAAACCCATGACAATGCTCTTTAATGCCATCAAAAAAATAAAGCGTCAGTAAGTCAAAAAAGTCAATAATTTTGGAGTTTTAATGCATTAAAGGAATTTGGGGAAAAAATAGCTCAACAAAGGACATTTTAAAAAATTTGTTGTTTAGTACCATTCAGAAAACAGAAACATTGAATGGTATGAAAGAAAATGCTGGATCAATTATCATGCTGATGAGGTACAAGTCTAGAATTAGGCACAAAATATCACACTTGAATCATTAGACTAACACGAGTAAATAACTGTTTATATAGATACAAAAAATTAGCTTGGTCATGCCTGAGAAAAGGAAAAGGCAACTATCCCATTTATATAATGATGATAGAATTCTTAGCATCGTGCATTCTGGAAAAGAGAACAAGTATTATAATCCACACTTCAACTGAAGCATATCCCTAACATTTCCACCACAATACATGTTAAACAAAAACAAATGTATTAATTCCTTGTCAAACTTTGCAACAATCAATGTTATAATGGATGAAGTTCTTCTAATTAAATTATGTCATACAACATAATCAATGTACCCAGGGATGCATTCTCATGTTCCCCTGTCGCGGGATGTTTGGGGACGTGGATAAAGTGTCCCCTCCCAATCATCTTGAATCAAAAAACTAAAGAACTAACCCTTTATGGGCACGCGGGGTGGGGGAGCACAAGGCCACCCAACATTAAAATTTGTGATTTCCAATGCTCCCCAGGGACATGTCCCCTGCCTTGGTACCCCCTTCTCCGTCCCCAAAATGTTTTGGGGACTTGGGGTTCCATTGCATAAGATGGCCCCTTATGCTAGCAGTGACTCAAATTTGAGCTCCGATTTTGATACACCTACCAGTTGCATCTGCTGATTAGGGACAACcatatattttctatgtttttgtcaTTTTATAGTTGAAACTTGGAGCCTTTGGCATTTTGTTATAGTTCTTATATAATATATATGCTTATtgacaatgaaagcatttgaattttgttAATCTGTTTGTCAATTCTgatgtgaaatctcaattcaagtctaatgTTATGTATTAAGCTTCTAgaatgtctatgatgaatgctttatcaatgttatgatatgaatatttgaattttctctttatttttaaaaaaatctcccTATTTTAAAGAACATTTGACCATTTCCTAAAATGGGGATGATGGCGGAGCTAGGGTTAAGGAGTGATGGCCGATCGAGACAGTTTGGAATTACAGAGGGCGAAGGATCGAAGGATACCATAATCGAGAATGGCGTCCCCCTTTTAGGGCATGGTAGGGTCAGGCAAGTCGATACAGGCGAACCCAGTATGGTAATAGACAGATTTTTTATAGAGGTCGAGAATCTGTTCGAAACAACTGGGGTTTTGCAGCAATACACTCGGGTCCAAGAGTTGATTTCAAATCGATCGAAAAAAAAGTTGTGGAGGCCAAAGGTGCCACAAAGTGAGCCAACAGCGAAAAAGGTATGCAAAAATGTGGATAATTTGCTTGTAGTTTCTCTTCCCATTGAAAACCCGGAATGGAAGGTTTCAGTTCAACTTTTAAAAGATGGGGCTTTTTTCATGACATGGAACAGAGACCGGCCTGCTTTCTCTAGGGTTCGCTCCTGGGTTGATACCCATTGGGGGGAATCGTGTGGTCTAAAGACTCTCCCAAATGAGTTTTATCTTGTCATCTGCCCAAGTGAAAAAGACAAGGAGTGGATTTTAAATAGCAGACCTTTCCTTATGAGATGTTAAGGGTTTTATATTAAGGATTGGAAACCCAATTTCGACCCCAAAATGGAGAAGATTGTTTGTGTACCGAAGTGGATAAGGATGTATAATCTCCCTCATGAGTATTGGGATTTGGAGACTCAAAATGATTAGTGATAAACTGGGTCATTTTCTGAAAGCAGATGAAGCTTTTGGAAAAAAAAGAATACAGTATGTATGCCAGAATTTGTATTCAATGGCAAGCTACTCATCCTCTCCCTCGATATGTTGAACTAAAATCGGGTGGAGTATGGTGACAACCCATTGAGGTTGAAGATCTCACTGATGAATGTCCAATTTGTAAAAGCAAAGGACATCAAGAAGTGGAATGTAGAAGGGATCCCAAGGGTAAAGGGTTGGATAACAACACCTTGCAATACCTTCTCATAGATTTAACAGAGGCTAATGCTGATGGTGCAGACAAGGCAAACTCCTCCCCCAATAAGGAAAATGCAAAGGTAGATAAATATGACATATCTAATGGAGTCGAGAAGGATAGGGTTCAAACTTTTCAACAGAATAATACTGCTAGTAACAACTGCGATTTGCATACAGAGGAAGGGAATGTGGATACAGGTTTGAAGGATTTTAGAGCTCCTGATAATCAAGATGATTCACGGCAAGAGGATGAGGGTATCGATTTTCAAAAGGTTCTGAAAACAATGTCTGAGGATCCTGGCTTAGAAGGGGCCCATGGATCAGCAAATACAGTGATGCAGATTGAGGGTAAGGGTATCCAGACAGTGCCAGAGGAATATTTAGCATAGGATTGCATTATGAAAGGGCAAAGGATGGAGAATGTTGGCTCTGGGCTTAAAAACAGTTCTATTGTGTCGAATTTTCATGAAAGGGGTCTGAATCCATCAGTTTTTGTTTCTTCAGGGGACAATGCCCCTGTCAATGAGGAGGTGATGGATGAGGCAGATGGATTGTTTGATGATGGTGTTTTCAAAGACATACAAATCTCCCCAATTCGGACCTTGAATttcaatgatgaagatattaaagatctGGATTCACTTGAGAGGGATGTTGTAGAGTCCATAAgaggggatgatgatgaggatgacttaaATGATTTTGGTATGCAAGCTGATATTGGAAATTTAGAAGTTTGATCTCTCAATCAAACTGAATCCAAACAAGGGAAACCAAAATAGGTGAGAAAAAGGCTCGTGGTCCTAGATCCACTAGAATCCAGTTGGAAATAGCTGGAAGTGGCAAGGGACAAACTAAACTTAGATCGGGAAGAGGCTATGTCTCTTCCCAAAGACAATGAGGTTCCTTTtgtggaatgtcaggggctgcaatgcccctgacaaatggcgATTGATCAAGAGATGTCTTGATCAAGCGCAGCATGATATTTTATTGCTACAAGAAACTAAGTTAAAAGATTTGGAAATCCAAGTTTTTAAATTAAGATTTCAGAGATGGGGTAGTGTGTTAATGGAAGCGGAGGGCGCTTCGGGTGGATTGGGGGTTTTGTGGAATGGTGCAACCGTGGATGTTGTTCTAGTACGACAAGAGAAACATTGGCAATGGGTGAGGGTTCTTTCCCAAACCGTTCAttgttcttttgaactttttaatgtttatggtccGGTTAACACTGCTTGTAAGCGAAATCTTTGGGCACAGTTGACTGGCCTTCTCTCTTCTATGGGTGATGTAGTCAGTATCCtaaggggtgattttaatgctactCTAACCCCTGGTTATAAAAGAAGTGGATCGAACTGGTATAGTCAAGTTCAACAAGATTTCAATGATTTTGTTTTAAAGAATGAGATGGTAGAAGTAAACCTTAAATCTGGTGCTTTTACTTGGACTAATCAAAGGGCAGGTTTTTCCAACATAACAGAAAAGCTTGATAGATTCTTTTTAGCTGGAAATTGGCAGATGCAGTCATGGCTTACTGAAGCTGATATTTTGCTCATTCATGGATTGGATCATTATCTGATAAGTCTCATTATTAAAGATGATTTTGCTCCTGCAagatgccctttcaaatttgaactGATGTGGTTTAGAGCTGCTGGCTTCAAGGAGAGGAGTGTTGATTGGTGGTTGAATGTGCCTACATGGCAAGGTAATTATGCTTTTGTCTTTCATAAAAAGCTTCAATTTTTAAAGGAACGTCTTTAAGAATGGAACagggaaagtttcaaaaatatttttactgAGAAACTTCTCATTGAAAGGGAGCTAGAAGATCTCCATAATAGGGTTATTCAGAGCGGAATGTCTAATGTAGATTTTGAGGAAAGACAACTTCATCATGACTATCTTGAAGTTTGAGCTAGGGAGGAAGTGTTTTGGCGGCAAAAGTCTTGTGAAACATGGCTTaggatggtgacaggaacacaaaaaatTTCCACAGCTCTATTAAAGTAAGACGATCGAGAAATAAAATCTTTTCGATCCAAAATCAGAAAGGGATTGTGGTCTCAAACCAGAAAGGCATACAGGATGCTGCAGTTCAATTTTTTTCACAGCTTTTGACAGAGAACAATCCACAGATGGATATGGAGGGTGACATTCTAGATGTTATACCTAAATGCTTGACAGAGGACCAGAATAGATGGTTAATGGATAGGGTTTCGATGGAGGAGGTCAAATGTGCACTTTTTGCTTTGGGAGGTGATAAAGCACCGGGCCCTGATGGTTTTTCTGTTgccttctttcaaaagttttggaaTATTTTTGCTAATGATTTCGTGCAGGTGGTTGAGGAATCTCATGTTAGAGGCTTTGTCCTTAAGGATTTTAACAATACCTTTATTGCTTTTGTTCCCAAGAAGAATGAGGCGGTTTCCTTTGATGATTTCCGACCCATATCTCTGTGCAATACAGTTTACAAAATCATCTCGAAAGTTATTGCTAACAGATTGAAAAGTGTTTTGAATTCTATTATTTCTGAAGAGCAAAGTGGTTTCTCTCCGAACCGTTCCATTGTGGAAGGCATCATTATTGCTCATGAAGCAATTCATTCTATTAAGGTGGCTGGGGTAGACAGAATGATGGTAAAATTGGATATAACGAAAGTTTGTGACAAGGTGAGATGCAACTTCCTTTTCAAAGTGTTGCAGAAGTTTGGTTTTGATCGTGTCTGGATTGGTTGGGTAAGGAGTTGTGTTTGCACTCCAAGGTTCTCTGTTTTGGTCAATGGGAGTCCTCAAGGGCTTTTTGAATCTTCAAGAGGTTTACGACAAGGTGATCCCCTTTCCCCCTTCCTTTTTATTATTATGTCAAAGGCCTTAGGTGGTTTAATTTCAAAGAAAAGGAATGATGGATTGTGGAGAGGTGTAAAGGTAGCACAGGGGGTTAGAGTTGTCACTCAccttcaatttgttgatgatactttgtTAATGGGGGAGGCCTCTTTACGAGAAGCTCGGATCATGAAGAAAACTTTGGATATGTATAGCAATTGGTCTGGGCAATTGATCAATTGGCGGAAGTCTGATATTTACTTTTTCAATACTCCCCCTCACAAAATAGATTGAAATTTCCCGCATTCTAGAGATAAATATTGTGGGCCTCCCTGGTAAATATCTGGGTATCCCCTTGTTTGGCGGAGCCAGCCAATCCTCAATTTGGAAAAATTTAGTTGGTGTTTGCCTTCAAAGAATGGACGGATGGAAGAGTCGGTGGCTGACCTCTGCAGGCCGGATTCTTATGCTCAAGTCTATCATTTCTGCCATGCCTTTATTCTCCATGATGTGCATGAAGATCCCTGTTAAAGTCTTGAAGGTTATAGAGAAAAAAATGAGTAAGTTCTTCAAGAATGGAGCTCAGAATGAGGACGAAATTCCCCTTTTGGCATGGGAGAAAATTTGTAAACCAAAACAAGATGGGGGGGCAAGTCTAAGAAATTGGCAAAAAATGAATGAAGCTATGGGGGCTAAATTGGTGTGGGCTATATATAAAAATCCAAACCGGCTCTGGGTACAAATCTTTCGAGCAAAGTATCTGGATTGCCAAAGTGATTGGAGGATATTTACCATCTCAAATCCTCCACATGGAtcggctatttggaattttatTGTCTCTTGCAGGAAAGTGGTTATAGAGCATATAACTTGGCATATTGGGAAAGATCGGGATGCAGATTTCTGGATGGACTCATGGGATGGGAAGGAAATTTTAGGTAATGCTATCAACGTTATGGAAGTTAGAAGAATTTTAAGTGAAGCTTGGGGGACGAAGATGCGAGATTATATGGAACCAATTTTTATTGATGGCAGAATGGAATGGGTCTAGAAATCGATGGATGGCCTTTTACAAGACCCAAATCAAATACAGATCATGAAAAACATTTTTAATAGCAAAAGAGTTTTCTTTTCAGATGAGAGGGATGAAGTTGTTTGGTGTCGAGCAAAGAATGGTGTTTATTCTGTCAAAATTAGATACCCCAATTAATTGATCGAGCTAAAGGTGAGGAGGGATGGCTGGTTGATCTTTCTGGGGGTAAAGAATGCCTTTTGAAGGCAGGGACTTTTGCATGGTTGGCAATTAAAGGGAGGATATTAACAGGTGAAAGAAGGAAAAGGTTGGTTTTTTCGGGCCCTACAAAATGTGTTTTGTGTGAAAAGGAGGAAGAGTGTGGATCACCTCCTTCTAGATTGTGAATTCACCTCTCAGTGTTGAAGAATGCTGCAGCAGAAATTGTCATGGTATGGGCCATTGTCGGTCACTCTTAAGGAAGTTTTTGTATGCATGCGGATTTGCTATAGTAAGTCGGTTTTTTCTTGTGTCTGAAAAATTTCCCCGTCAGTGATtatttgggaaatatggaaggagtgaaatAGGCGAATTTTTCACGACAAATCGGAATCATTGGAAAGGATTTTCAATCGAATTAATATCTCAATTGAGGAAATTGTAGGGGTGGTTGCTTCCAAGTTTTCTTCAGATAGTGTCATTTTTTCAAAAGAAGATACACGCATTCAAAATTGTTGGCCGAGAATTAAATTCCGGCTTGTTCATGGGCAGTCTCGGATTGATCCGATGTCTTTTGCAACTTCTAGTGAGAAATGGGAATTGCCTCAAGTAGGGTGGTTCAAGACCAACTCTGATGGTGCCTCTAAAGGCAATCCGGGTATCTCGAGAGCAGGAGTGGTGATTCGGGATTGGCTTGGGAATATTGTGATGTTGGGTGCTTAAAGGCTTGAAAATGGTACCAATAACGAGGCAGAAGTTCAAGCAGCATTGTTAGCGGTGTAGTGGGGTTTGAAACTTGGTGTTCAAAATTTGCACTTGGAAGGGGATTCACAAATTATTATTAATGCAATTATTAAAGGTGAAGCCAATTCatgggttttaaataaatatatttccaAGATTAGAAATGATTTAAATTTCTTTAATAATTATAAGGTTTCACATGTGAGAAAAACTGGGAATGAGGTGGCTGATGTTTTGTCCAAGTGGGCAACATCATTTGATGAAGTGCTTGAAACCCACTTAAGATTTCCGAAATCTGATGGAGGCTAATGTGGAAGGCGAAGTACAAAGGTATGTCTTTGGTGGAGGTAATGCGACAATGTGCGGAGGATGACTGGTTGGGCGGTTTGATGGAGCTTCTAGAAATGTGTAATATCCCTTGCCAAATCTGATtgaaaatttctgatttaaatgctcaaggaatattgtcaaactcTTGTCATGAAACTTTTGTATTTGCTAATTGTGGTTTCTTTTTGATATTCTAATTTATGAGATGATAATATGCATTCATTGAACTCAAAGGGTCATATATCAAAGTCTGAAACTAAATGAGAATGCAATGTAACACCTACCACTAACCTTTCAATGACAATGTGTGACTGAAATCATATATAATATGCATCTACAGCTGCTAGACATTTCTACGAACATTTGGCATGCATTCTAAGAGACCAAAATGCACTTACAACAAATTGTCATTAACACAAACACTTGTCATACATACATGTTATTCCCACGTGCCAATGAGTGGTACTAACAGCAATAAATGTAGCCTCCAACAATCTGAAAATCGCTCTTCAAACCCCTTTGAATTTCTGTAGATCAACTCTTCTAAAATGTATTAGTACTGTACCGATTTACTATTCACGAGTATCGTAGCAACTGATAAAAGCCTGCAACCTACTCTTTAATGGCTGCCAAGTAGAAGCCACAAGTCTCTAATTGATCAATCTTTAAACCCCTTCAAACTCTTGATAAAACTCTCCAACTTTAAGCACAAATAGAACTCCTAGATGAAGCTCTCCCGAATGCCACaattcagtggatatttcaccacttCACAGcagctgcaacattgaagagtatcACGTTCTCCAATGGAAATTCaaaacccttggcttcttcctcTCCAAAATTCTTCAAGTATCAAAATGCATAATTCACAATGAGGTTCGAGTTCTTCAAGACAATATATATATTTCCCTCACAAGTTCGATTTCTTCTTTGctcattaaatgatattaaatgataataaaattagaTGCACT includes:
- the LOC131038315 gene encoding uncharacterized protein LOC131038315, whose translation is MGKKGVKRGRQTAAKKEPSPSLKNNENPSNDIHNKDPEDQNQMKRGRSKRLKRGSYPVTENGKKGENTGNSGELADQKQLLELNNREVERRIVAIQAIRDAQIEHVLTQLRVARSMLSKEQLSMQLLQFLKEYCPNTIAIKNSEGIIEFEKKTQNYDVDGSHIGEKEWRKSVGCQGSVSVDDQTVMPTPVGFHFTSSAVKEKFLRSIGIHVSNLAFEENSEIKIIDGENSFQTPNMDCKTRSSIGITPKTRRLPKRGEMLLSVHGSPLGVYCEDRMDTISEADKEP